A stretch of the Elephas maximus indicus isolate mEleMax1 chromosome 3, mEleMax1 primary haplotype, whole genome shotgun sequence genome encodes the following:
- the SUGP2 gene encoding SURP and G-patch domain-containing protein 2 produces MAARRIAQETLDAVLQEKAKRYHIDSSAEAVGETLQFKAQDLLRAVPRPRAEMYDDIHSEARYSLSRSISHPRDTGREGLRGDVFPGPSFRSTTASVSDDTYFRKDLDLSHPDARDQVFGHRKLGHLHSQDWKFALRGSWEQDFGHPVSQESSWSQEFTVGSSAILGDFGSSRLIDKECLEKESQDYDLDRPGEADPVQLASSQVQGRGRVLNISDQESALLGKGETQAMLKAKGDVGKLVTLRNVSTKKAPTISRVTPKTQATNQVQKTTLSPDVTLGTNPGAEDIQFPVQKIPFGLDLKNVRLPRRKMSFDFVDKSDVFSRFGIEIIKWAGFHTIKDDIKFSQLFQTLFELETETCAKMLASFKCSLKPEHRDFCFFTIKFLKHSALKTPRVDNELLNLLLDKGAVKTKNCFFEIIKPFDKYIMRLQDRLLKSVTPLLMACNAYELSVKMKTLSNPLDLAIALETTNSLCRKSLALLGQTFSLASSFRQEKILEAVGLQDIAPSPAAFPNFEDSTLFGREYIDHLKAWLIASGYPLQIRKVVPEPVQEEEKTVPSTKLDIQTKAPSDLSDAMPQRAGHKVVETIDKLVIRIVEGSLSPRERAALKEDPAYWFLSDKDSLEYKYYKLRLAEVQRGKQASSGDGQQPGSAECAVRAMLYARAVRSLKRRLLPGRRRRGLLRAQGFRGWKARSATTGTQTLLSSGTRLRHQGRGAPAKPDGGTSVRDCLPRLAAPAPQDLSSEASSPPPKAAGVDIPEASQTSSPCPSADVDAKTMETAEKLARFVAQVGPEIEQFSIENSADNPDLWFLHDQNSSAFKFYRMKVFELCPSIRFSSSPLTLRADSREGDRACGDEPPLQEAELEEEEDEEEEEAPVLSEASGPEGAADTSGGSEGGTAADGLPSVATEDDPASAPAPSQASTGVYFPRKRVSSKSLKVGMIPAPKRVCLIQEPKVHEPVRIAYDRPRGRPMSKKKKPKDLEFAEQKLTEKNVGFQMLQKMGWKEGHGLGSCGSGIREPVSVGTASEGEGLGADQEHKEDTFDIFRQRMMQMYRHKRANK; encoded by the exons ATGGCAGCAAGGCGGATTGCGCAGGAGACACTTGATGCTGTGTTGCAAGAAAAAGCTAAGCGATACCATATTGACTCCAGTGCTGAGGCTGTAGGTGAAACTCTTCAGTTTAAAGCTCAAG ATCTCCTGAGGGCTGTCCCACGACCCAGAGCAGAGATGTATGATGACATTCACAGTGAGGCCAGGTACTCCCTCAGCAGATCCATATCCCATCCTCGGGACACCGGCAGAGAAGGCCTGAGAGGAGATGTATTTCCAGGGCCTTCCTTCAGATCCACTACAGCTTCTGTGAGTGACGATACCTACTTTCGTAAAGACTTGGACTTGTCCCACCCTGACGCTCGGGACCAGGTCTTTGGCCATCGGAAATTGGGACATTTGCATTCTCAGGACTGGAAGTTTGCACTCCGTGGCTCTTGGGAACAAGACTTTGGCCATCCAGTTTCTCAAGAATCCTCTTGGTCACAAGAATTTACTGTTGGCTCTTCTGCAATATTGGGGGACTTTGGCTCTTCCAGACTCATTGATAAGGAGTGTTTGGAGAAGGAAAGTCAAGATTATGACCTGGACCGTCCAGGTGAGGCAGACCCTGTGCAACTGGCTAGCAGCCAGGTGCAGGGAAGAGGCCGCGTTCTCAACATTTCTGACCAGGAAAGTGCTCTCCTGGGAAAGGGGGAGACTCAGGCCATGCTCAAGGCCAAAGGGGATGTCGGGAAACTCGTCACGCTAAGAAACGTGAGCACAAAGAAAGCACCCACTATAAGTCGTGTCACTCCCAAAACTCAGGCCACTAACCAAGTCCAGAAAACCACTCTAAGTCCTGATGTGACCCTTGGGACCAACCCAGGGGCAGAAGACATCCAGTTCCCTGTGCAGAAGATTCCCTTTGGGCTTGATCTGAAGAATGTCCGGCTCCCCAGGAGGAAGATGAGCTTCGACTTTGTAGATAAGTCTGATGTCTTTTCAAGGTTTGGGATAGAAATCATCAAATGGGCAGGATTCCACACCATAAAAGATGATATTAAATTTTCTCAACTTTTTCAGACTCTCTTTGAGCTTGAAACTGAAACCTGTGCTAAAATGCTTGCCTCATTCAAATGTTCCTTAAAGCCAGAGCACagagatttttgcttttttactaTCAAATTTTTAAAGCACTCTGCTTTGAAAACACCCAGAGTTGATAATGAGCTTTTAAACCTGCTTTTAGACAAAGGTGCTGTGAAAACCAAAAATTGCTTTTTTGAAATCATCAAGCCCTTTGACAAGTACATAATGAGGCTCCAAGACCGGCTTCTGAAAAGCGTCACGCCCTTGCTCATGGCCTGCAATGCCTATGAGCTCAGTGTCAAGATGAAGACTCTGAGCAACCCCCTGGACTTGGCCATCGCTCTGGAGACCACCAACTCTCTCTGCCGCAAGTCCTTGGCCCTTCTGGGACAGACGTTTTCCTTGGCCTCTTCTTTCCGACAAGAGAAAATCTTAGAAGCGGTCGGCCTCCAAGATATAGCTCCCTCTCCTGCCGCATTTCCAAACTTTGAGGACTCCACTTTATTTGGAAGAGAGTACATAGACCATCTGAAGGCCTGGCTGATCGCTAGTGGGTACCCACTCCAGATTAGGAAGGTCGTACCTGAGCCAGTGCAAGAGGAGGAGAAGACGGTTCCTTCCACAAAACTCGACATTCAGACCAAGGCCCCAAGTGACCTGAGTGATG CCATGCCCCAGCGAGCAGGCCACAAGGTGGTAGAGACCATTGACAAGCTGGTGATCCGCATCGTGGAAGGCAGCCTGTCTCCCAGAGAGAGAGCTGCACTCAAGGAGGACCCTGCTTACTG GTTTCTGTCTGACAAGGACAGCCTGGAGTACAAGTATTACAAGCTGAGGTTGGCAGAAGTGCAGCGGGGAAAGCAGGCCTCAAGTGGTGATGGCCAGCAGCCAGGCTCGGCAGAGTGTGCCGTCAGGGCCATGCTATACGCCAGGGCTGTGCGGAGCCTCAAGAGGCGGCTCCTCccagggcggcggcggcggggcctCCTCCGTGCCCAGGGGTTCCGGGGCTGGAAGGCGAGGAGTGCAACCACCGGCACCCAGACCCTCCTCTCATCGGGCACCAGGCTGAGGCACCAGGGCCGGGGGGCACCTGCCAAGCCCGATGGAGGCACTTCTGTGAGGGACTGCCTGCCAAGGCTGGCTGCGCCCGCTCCTCAGGATCTCAGTTCGGAGGCCTCAAGCCCACCGCCCAAGGCAGCAGGAGTGGACATTCCTGAAGCTTCTCagacttcctctccctgcccatcTGCCGACG TTGATGCAAAGACGATGGAGACAGCAGAGAAGCTGGCACGATTCGTTGCTCAGGTGGGACCAGAAATTGAGCAGTTCAGCATCGAGAACAGCGCTGACAACCCTGATTTGTG GTTCCTGCACGACCAGAATAGCTCAGCTTTCAAATTCTATCGGATGAAAGTGTTTGAACTGTGCCCCTCAATTCGATTCTCATCGTCTCCGCTCACCCTGCGTGCAGACTCCAGGGAGGGGGACAGGGCGTGTGGAGACGAGCCCCCTCTGCAGGAGGCCgagctggaggaggaggaagatgaggaggaggaggaggcacctGTGCTCAGTGAGGCCTCCGGCCCAGAAGGAGCCGCTGACACATCTGGGGGCTCTGAGGGCGGCACTGCCGCTGATGGCCTCCCAAGCGTGGCCACTGAGGATGACCCAGCCAGTGCTCCTGCTCCGTCCCAGGCCTCCACAGGGGTCTACTTCCCCCGCAAGAGGGTCAGCAGCAAGTCGCTGAAGGTTGGCATGATCCCAGCCCCCAAGAGGGTGTGTCTCATCCAGGAACCCAAAG TTCATGAGCCAGTTCGAATTGCCTACGACAGGCCCCGGGGTCGTCCCATGTCCAAAAAGAAG AAGCCCAAGGACTTGGAATTTGCCGAGCAGAAGCTGACAGAGAAGAATGTGGGCTTCCAGATGCTGCAGAAGATGGGCTGGAAGGAGGGCCATGGCCTGGGCTCCTGTGGCAGCGGCATTCGGGAGCCAGTCAGTGT GGGGACTGCCTCGGAAGGGGAGGGGTTGGGGGCTGACCAGGAGCACAAAGAAGACACATTTGACATTTTCCGCCAGAGAATGATGCAGATGTACAGACACAAGCGGGCAAACAAGTAG